The following nucleotide sequence is from Juglans microcarpa x Juglans regia isolate MS1-56 chromosome 6D, Jm3101_v1.0, whole genome shotgun sequence.
aGAGTGGTTACCAACCTGTAGGGTGCAACATCATACAATTAGAGTATCAGATAACTCCTTATTGTGATGTTTCAGACAGTTCTGAAGTTTTAGTGGCACAAAAAACTTGTGATGTTATTATGCTAGCTGAAGAAGTTGTTTGTGGGAAAAGTTTTTGTTCTcagttttttcactttttcaaaacgTTTGATGTTGCAGGTGAAGGGCATTCAGAATATGCCAAGGAAAGTTACCATTAGGTTACTGCCAGGTTCTGAAGGTGGGAGAATCCCGCTTTAGTTTGAAAGGCTGGTATCATATGGTCAAGAATGATCAGAATGTATGACGTAATTCATGTAAGATCAATAAACATGAATCgtgaatatatatgaaaatagtgTCTTGTTACTGCATTAAAGGCCAAGTGCATTTCATATTTCCATGTCATATCTTtgaatttcaattattttgataaatcatAGGTGTATAACTGCTGTGTGGACTTTGTACTACTTCCATTTAAAATGTTAATTGTTAAAGTACGTTGCTTTGGAACTCTCTAAATAAGGTCTTGTGAAAGAGCAAGGTGCTTTCTACGTTTCCCTTTTGAGTGGATATCCTTTGATCATCTTCTTTGTTTCTTAATGATTTATTCATTTAgttatttgtattatttttgcaggagtaatttatttttacctgCAATACTATCTCATTATTGATGGCCTCTCTTATAGCAATTATCTTGtcaaaaaggaaataaatcatCTTCTGTTTTCTGCAAGAGTACCACGCCAGCCAACTTACTAGTGTCTGGCAGAATGATGACGTGTACAGCAGCTacgattaatattaatatttggatttaagagaaatattacCATGTCTACTCCTTTTGATACTTCCATTTGACCgcgtcaaaattttttttatttttacttagtaattaagaaagtgattttaagtgtattggtgtatttttttattttttaaatgtatctaaatatgtaaaaaaaatgtgaaaagaagaaagagaaaaaaaaacttttttatgcTGGGCATACCGACTAGAGGTCAAGATGGGACGACATAGTAGTCGCACCCTTGGGTTTAAACATAAGTTCCGTATGTATCACTGACAAATCCTGAGTTTTATTATCTTAGGGGTCTACCTCATAAAGGCAACTGTACATTCAGTCATATTAAAGAAGAGTAGTGTTAGTCTGCCGCCTAATAATTACAGTTGGGTATGCTATCTAGTACAAatttaccttttttattttttccttctttttcttttcatatttttttaacatatttaaatatttttaaaaaaataaaaaaaaaatacaccaatatactAAAAgccaatttcttaatcattaagtaaaaaaaaaaaaaattaaatacatgagtgATCAAAGTGAGAGAGAAACTCAGGCGACATACTAGCATTTCTCATTAAAGAAAGGATTTGGAGTCAGAACTCTATTCCTATACAACACCAAAGGGCAACGGCGTGTGATAGTCAAACCAAACCATTACATTCCAGCTAAGCATAGTAACAGTTCTAAGCATGAAGAATACTAATGGAAAGAGCATCATTATAGCCATGAAACCATTTCTATGGTTACTTGGATACATAAATACTGCTTTTCCCACAACACATGACATCCTACATAAACATTGACATGGTGATTATATCTCAAACGGTGATTCTTgccactttttttctttcattttttgagatgaaggcGCGAAAATTCTTGACCACTTCTTGCATAAGACACTACGCAAGATTTTccaactaaaatataaacagCCATGCATCTAGAAAAGGATCAAGTACAACTAATTATAGCCGAGAATATTTTGGAGTACAGGACCTAAatgaaacatcatttttataacCACATTGATGATCCCATCCACCCCTAGATTCGACTTCAACCAGTGCATCTGTACGTTGAAACATAATACTAATTAAGAAGAATAAGAACATCACAAATTAATAGAAAAGAGGGATAAGGCATAAGCaaaagaaagttgtaattatgcatgcatgtatcaatattttcttcctttcttctctcCCCCATGTGCCAAATCCTCCAAGCTCCAATCCCTTCTCATCCCACAGCTCCTCACCAACCGGGGCTCTGCACCACCTCCAAATCCAACAACTCCGTCACTATAATTCCGACGATGACCCAGCTTTACCTTCTTCTCTCCCAACTTTACAAATCCACTTCTCATATTCTCGTAGGATAATGGATGAATGTTCCCTGACAAGAACCTGATGTCCACCTTTACACAACAGCATTCCCCTCTAGATTTTTCTCGATCAAATTCTATCTCAGACTCCGATGTATTACTCTCCTTGTACTTGCATGTAAGGCAATTTAGGTGCATGgctatatttaatatatatatatatatatatatatatatgtatgtatgtatcccAAGAAATTAGTAGGGTTGTTGTCGATGGGAAGGAAGCTGGGAGGAGCTGGAGGATGAGGTCAAGTTCTAGGCTTGTGGTTGAAGCTTTAAAGGCATGAAACAGGAAGAAGATGACAACAGcagaagagagattgaaatataaattaagatgTGAGATATGAAATTGGTTTTGGTTGTTAGGATCATGGAAAAATGACAACCGGAAAGACAGCTTAACCAGATCTTATTTTagctttcaagtttcaacaacTTGTGCCATAGACTAATCCAATGGTATAAGATACGAATTTTAGGGTGCTATGTTTGTAACAAGTTCTAATTTGGggttcatatattaatataggaTTGAAGAAGCATGTTTATCCAaatcaaataaagaaaagaaaaaaaaaggctgataaaaaaaaaaaaaaacataaagatagataaattaaaaattaaaaaaaaaaaaaaaaaagagagattttcaATCATATTAATATGGTCTTAGAGAGCGGTAAATTCAATAGTCTGTGATTTTGTTGTTTGGTGGTGGGTTTTTTCCCacttttctataaatataatgaCCAAGGACCATATACTTACTATTTTTTACGAAATTAAAGGGAACAATGAGGTTAATTGTGTCCATATCTGGTTGgtttaattattatatcttgttgtatctatatatatatatatatatatacatgtaaatatatatgtacatatatatatataattcattacaaaaaattgtttatttgctCTCAGTTATttcctatataaataaattattttctaccaaaataaGTCTATTCTCATCACAAATAACTCATataaatgctcatttttcttgtgAGAATATTAAATAAAGCAAATGGCATTACAATTACAATATTCCTTCAATTATTCGAAACTTTGTATAAAAGTTTAGATAGGTGTgtccaaataattaaattagttcaagaaataaaaaattatcccaGTGGCTAGTTTTGTTCATCCCAAACAATCAATTTCAAGAATAAGAGCAAGAATTACAATTTCTTTTAAGTGAATTGCCCCCAAATAATGCTCTTGTTGTACATTCTGGCCAATAcatgatgaaaaatttgaacTGAGGCATACATCCATAATTTTTCTATGATCCTAGGGTAAATTTTGGTGTAACTAGAGGCACTACAACAAGAGTGTCCTTTCGCTATGGTGTGCAATATCCAAAAAAAGTCTAGGAACGGTGGCAAAAATCCATTTCGGGCATGTTTGTTTTGCCAGGAACACAATCAGACTCGCTTATGTCAGGTGTTTCCGCAACGAGTTCATGGCAAGAAAGGATAGCTTTTCCCAACGAGATGCAcactaggaaaaaaaatggaatagtTTTCTAATGGAATTATTGGCTAGAAAAATTTGGGATCATGAATATGTGATGATCCACTTGGTGGCAAAAATTTGTTCCTAATTGACACTAACTACACATTGAATCAGGATGGATACAAATAAAATCCCGCAAATCTGGAACAATTAGAACATCAATTTGGAGGATTGTTGTCATTGTGCAACCTTTACAATTTAGaacatgaattttttataattatgcaCGCCTTATTATCCTACAAGTGCTACAGTGCATAAATTATCACGCATCCAATGAGTCGTAGAAATAATTAAGTTAAGACtttacacattatatataaaatttttaccaTGTCAAACATGTATATAGTAACTTTAACAATCTAAtttaaacatttataaattaGTTTTAGTTCCCACAATTGCCGATACTTGCTATTTTCACATACCAGTAGTCCTACAATTTCCATATACTTGCGCACAGGAAATTCTATAGTTGTTATTGGGATCTTGGCTAGTGCAAACAGATTAGTTGCAATACATCGTGAATTGACCTGGGTGCAATACACAGCAATTGTATAAGATCAGAGCTTGAACATTGATATCttacattttctaaaaaaatattaaagtttctGACCACCGAATTAACTATCTTCGATGAGAAGCTTCAATGCCCAATCAACTACATatagcaaaagaaaaatttggGTCGAATCCTATAATCTGCTTGTAGTTTCCTTACACTGCAACAAGCTACTTCATATGAGGTTTTGGATCCATTGGGTCATATGATATTCACTATAGGATTTTTTTGTGTTTCGcatttatattgttatagtaAGTTCATATAAAACATGTCAATAATATATAAgcctaaatttttatattgtggCAATCcatattataatagatttttaattcttgaacttttattgtattttactattcacaggGCCATCAACAACCTTTTGAGTATAACAACATGGAATTTCCAACAGCACCAACAATGCATTGCCTTTACAAACATACTTATTCCAATCTTcagatcaaataaattaatgaatatgGCTTAATTTATGTAATCTGCCCATAACATCTTAAACACATCAAGAATAGCATGCAGCCAACATATCACTAATATTCATAAGCATAATCACAACTTACAAAACATAGTTGACAAATAAGAATATGGATGGCATTCAAAAGAGAATatcataaatatgaaattataacatatataaagaaAGCTCACCTCTTTTGCCAAACCCGCTCTAACAACTGCAGAATTCCAAATTGTGCTGAACAAAAGTAGGATTTTGAAGTCAACTTTGCACAATGACACATTCATCAAAACCCACAATCAAGAAACAAAAAGTGTAACTATTGGCATTAGTGTGGCTAAGGATCTCCAGAAGTCTCTCTTTGAAACTCTAACTCTGAGATTCGAACATTTACAAGTTGTCATACTACCACATATGGTCCCTTATAGCCATCAAACTACCTTGAATTTCAACCCAATATTGgtagtttttttcattttttcttattcttttcgTTTTCCTCAGCATGACATTCACATTCTCATTTGATATTCCCGACATTTTAGAAGAATCGAGAATAACATAGTTGCTCAAACCCTTCAAATAGCCTAAACTATTGCCCAAAACCTCCCTAAATATCAATGATGATGCATTATTATTGCGACTCTCTGGCTCTTTGGCCTTCATCATTTCAATCATCTGATTCTGCAACAGGGAGAACTTTCACTATTACAATTGTATAACTGAGTACTCATTTCTTGTTCACTAC
It contains:
- the LOC121235473 gene encoding uncharacterized protein LOC121235473, translated to MHLNCLTCKYKESNTSESEIEFDREKSRGECCCVKVDIRFLSGNIHPLSYENMRSGFVKLGEKKVKLGHRRNYSDGVVGFGGGAEPRLVRSCGMRRDWSLEDLAHGGEKKGRKY